The Labrus bergylta chromosome 15, fLabBer1.1, whole genome shotgun sequence genome includes a region encoding these proteins:
- the mia3 gene encoding transport and Golgi organization protein 1 homolog isoform X3, translated as MAAKHFYRQGFLLLLFNFISTAALEKRFSDLKRCADEECSMLLVRGKAVQDFSGPDCRFLTVKTSETIYVYYKLSGRRADLWAGSVGSSFGYFPMGLLAVNHIYTDKEIEIPAEETDFVCFDTGFDKFNSYDVDLLLGSSVAEDDGDNKGSSDQTEHRDNPGHLHDEVPDDESASSHKLDRTSESPTEVEPTDTPHATERGEDSTEENGALETEVPKMSDTKDTATETVVVVTEKVSISEGSQIPELKTTLGTTFDAVISDEEVTKKVTPYDDKEESPDVESAPDDDFALIEETPLLSYSEETKNTPADHLVEVSKGVQIPPLKTTLGTTFDAVVSDEEITKKVTPYEESEDEEIPPKDDIKLNEETPLLSYSEEEVNTAASESAKISEGKQIPKLKTTIGTTFDAVVSNEEITRRVSPFEEEESETVAHPSEEDIDVKEETPLLSFSEETPEPYSDKISEGVQIPDLKTTLGATFDAVISDDEITKRVTPYEEEEIKGTERPPKDDFNVQEDTPLISFTEETEDPPPYTDNISEGVQIPKLKTSIGTTFDAIVSNVETTKKTTPYEEEESENVDSPQMDNVEVKEETPLLSFSEEALDTPSSDSPKEEKNIWTTFGDAVFSVVTGGERTAQDFGSEEDDDDDDDDEDEIEEAASEPPTMFKEAKENIKEPPSEEASKDPEDEDEVFADPSNTDAVQSNDDDDDDDEEEVVGPEETFQPTDEQIHHQAEKSMTSDDLEPQDAIPKAQELDIRTIDEQHIFEATEQEEVNNENAGVQDHVPTERSEDLEKGLTENKIMADEELASTETGRNLQPAIEEIHSKNSDIKDDENKVYDSTRNQKRKHLGTDLESNNSQAEFWPFLQPEIQEEPLQEKLEEEHNTEIAGVKEELLDDENALSFSQSDKLSPEEADPSASASEPEYSDSVMRLTLIRNHFTEEKMEKIQKLLGLKNLFKMEAMFSDLDTEMKATRLSTTGTMQDIESSLEGILEASENTILDEVEKMLDSWETKQNYEQHKDTSSSDEGTEILDDFQELAFSLRQKYSTASDSTPLAKEKASESVQGEPDVNHVVPHTVEEDRTSSVPVVESDNNLTVTDHDKRPAETKVEQAVWDERHNGRDVNMQEDGGHFNKNKDNLPSFSASEEMQRVPQDTLENPLDMGLGVEVEHSSSGSSGSLDSMDPVSDTDEEVGLFSTGMVYMGFILSLMKTKMTEWTSVMISLLPEEWKPGDTLYGCPWQAVVITALIGVVTFTLFFWRTVLAVKKRQYLVDEKKLSEQMHALRKEREDALAKMSELQKQTEQLKEKEKQSKEAVSCTVKRMQDLESKAMEAETRNRKIAEEKNKYTKLLQDERAKSLQNETRIEKLEKSNEKLQLSRKKVQDALSKTTVLLDEAKIREDARSVHQKCLEKDFAALKEENKTLKANIKVWEEKHKELNEKIKVYQKSQKELEDSVVLKDHNVEVLSDLLADLEACDSQKGDTKALANGEVAPDKQTAIKNRIKQMMDVSRVQTTLSVVEEERDRFMNKLLNEEKSRKSMEEQHQELEHAIASLKSEKSHVENQFKILQQKNEIMVEMYQQKENALQQRLTKEELERRSKESMLSEVGGKAVEAEEQVKVLRQRINEMEEQMKKTEEVYKDQIKEQENKTHSNWVNARNAERALNQEKLETSKLREKLAVLTSQLNERRAPLFRPNSGQPAGPRQGDSYGPSPVSGGAPSPPIMIEGPRRPPSAPVGRRIDPYGPRPPSDPHGRYAENRHISGMDMMGPRSSSPANMDGSGPGSFLASPIRDSPGPMGQGPPPGPGPHDQILPPGPHGRLPPPGAYRPPRSGPYHLPPGPHGPLPPNAPPPLHGPSLPANGHPGMPLSGPMGGEFGPWPANGHTFLPRPGPGHVIDPRGPPPPHFRPPPSHHFGPMPPHGIRGPMGPRLPMPPDMRFPGLRDHTSPPMNLPPGVPPHPAHPGDAYGQAPPDALQNSALAHSGPGQGQHGRQEAPQDSGRPAMVKP; from the exons ATGGCAGCAAAACACTTCTACCGACAGGgctttttattacttttatttaattttatatcCACCGCAGCCTTGGAGAAAAGGTTCTCCGACTTAAAGAGATGCGCGGATGAAGAGTGCAGCA TGCTCCTGGTTCGAGGGAAAGCTGTACAGGACTTCTCTGGACCAGACTGTCGGTTCCTGACAGTTAAGACTTCAGAAACGATCTATGTTTACTATAAATTATCCGGAAGAAGGGCTGACTTATGGGCAGGAAGT GTCGGAAGTAGCTTTGGCTATTTCCCGATGGGTCTTCTTGCAGTAAACCACATTTATACTGACAAAGAAATTGAAATTCCAGCAgag gaaacagattttgtctgttttgacaCTGGATTTGATAAGTTTAATAGTTATGACGTAGATTTACTGTTAGGATCTTCAGTGGCGGAGGATGATGGTGATAATAAGGGATCGTCAGACCAAACAGAGCATCGTGATAACCCTGGGCACCTCCATGATGAAGTCCCAGATGATGAAAGTGCCTCTTCACACAAACTTGACAGGACATCTGAATCACCTACAGAAGTAGAACCGACGGATACACCGCATGCTACTGAAAGAGGTGAAGATAGCACAGAAGAGAACGGGGCTCTTGAAACTGAAGTCCCAAAAATGAGTGACACCAAAGACACAGCTACAGAAACTGTAGTGGTTGTTACAGAAAAAGTCTCGATATCAGAAGGAAGTCAGATCCCTGAGTTAAAAACCACACTTGGAACTACATTTGATGCTGTCATCTCTGATGAAGAAGTTACCAAGAAAGTTACACCATATGATGACAAGGAGGAAAGCCCAGATGTGGAAAGTGCTCCAGATGATGACTTTGCTCTAATCGAAGAAACTCCACTTTTGTCTTATTCTGAAGAGACTAAAAACACTCCAGCAGATCATTTAGTGGAAGTTTCTAAAGGTGTGCAAATCCCTCCATTAAAAACTACCCTTGGAACAACTTTTGATGCTGTCGTCTCTGATGAAGAAATCACCAAAAAAGTCACCCCATATGAGGAAAGTGAAGATGAAGAGATACCACCAAAAGATGATATCAAGCTGAATGAAGAAACTCCGCTGTTGTCTTACTCTGAAGAGGAAGTAAACACTGCAGCATCTGAGTCAGCGAAAATATCTGAAGGCAAGCAAATCCCCAAATTAAAAACTACAATTGGAACAACTTTTGATGCTGTCGTCTCTAACGAAGAAATCACTAGGAGAGTTTCTCCCtttgaggaggaggaaagcGAAACAGTAGCACACCCATCAGAAGAGGACATTGATGTTAAAGAAGAAACTccacttctgtctttttctgaagAAACTCCAGAACCTTATTCAGACAAAATATCTGAAGGAGTTCAAATCCCTGATTTAAAAACTACCTTGGGAGCAACTTTTGATGCCGTCATCTCTGATGATGAAATCACAAAGAGAGTTACCCCatatgaagaggaggaaattaAAGGCACAGAAAGGCCTCCTAAAGATGACTTTAATGTTCAAGAAGATACTCCTTTGATCTCTTTCACTGAAGAAACAGAAGACCCTCCACCTTATACAGACAACATTTCTGAAGGAGTGCAAATCCCCAAGTTAAAAACGAGCATTGGAACAACTTTTGATGCCATAGTTTCTAACGTGGAAACAACCAAGAAAACTACTCCTtatgaagaagaggaaagcGAGAATGTAGATAGTCCTCAAATGGATAACGTAGAAGTTAAAGAAGAAACTCCACTGCTGTCTTTCTCTGAGGAAGCCTTGGACACTCCATCATCGGATTCCCccaaagaggagaagaacataTGGACAACATTTGGAGATGCTGTTTTTTCAGTTGTCACTGGGGGAGAAAGGACGGCTCAAGATTTTGGTTCAGAGgaagacgatgatgatgatgatgatgatgaagatgagatAGAAGAAGCTGCTTCAGAACCCCCTACGATGTTTAAAGAAGCAAAGGAAAACATTAAAGAACCACCATCAGAAGAAGCATCAAAGGACCCAGAGGACGAAGATGAGGTTTTTGCAGATCCTTCTAATACAGATGCTGTACAGtcaaatgatgatgatgatgatgatgatgaagaagaagtggTAGGACCAGAGGAAACCTTTCAACCAACCGATGAGCAAATACACCATCAAGCAGAGAAAAGTATGACGTCAGATGATCTGGAACCTCAAGATGCCATTCCTAAGGCTCAGGAATTGGATATTAGAACAATAGATGAACAGCACATCTTTGAAGCCACAGAGCAAGAGGAGGTCAATAATGAGAATGCGGGTGTACAGGATCATGTTCCaacagagagaagtgaagaTTTGGAAAAGGGAttgactgaaaacaaaataatggcAGATGAGGAACTAGCCAGTACTGAAACTGGAAGGAATCTGCAACCAGCCATAGAAGAAATTCACTCAAAGAATTCTGACATCAAAGATGATGAAAATAAAGTATATGACAGCACACGTAATCAGAAACGCAAACATTTGGGGACAGATTTAGAGAGTAATAACAGCCAAGCAGAGTTTTGGCCTTTTTTACAACCAGAGATTCAAGAGGAACCACTCCAAGAGAAGTTGGAAGAAGAGCACAACACAGAGATAGCAGGGGTGAAAGAAGAATTACTTGACGATGAAAATgcactttctttttcacaatCTGACAAACTTTCACCTGAAGAAGCTGATCCCAGTGCGTCTGCTTCAGAGCCAGAGTACAGCGATAGCGTGATGAGACTGACTCTAATTCGAAACCACTTCAcggaggagaaaatggagaagaTCCAAAAGCTTCTGGGTCTCAAGAATCTCTTCAAAATGGAGGCCATGTTCTCCGACTTGGACACAGAGATGAAGGCGACGCGCCTCTCAACCACTGGAACTATGCAAGATATCGAGAGTTCACTTGAGGGCATCCTGGAAGCCTCTGAGAACACCATCCTGGATGAGGTCGAGAAGATGCTGGATAGTTGGGAGACAAAACAGAACTATGAGCAACATAAAGATACAAGTAGTTCAGATGAAGGGACGGAAATACTTGATGACTTCCAGGAACTTGCATTCAGCCTTCGCCAGAAGTATTCGACAGCCAGTGACAGCACTCCCTtagcaaaagaaaaagcatCAGAATCTGTCCAAG GTGAACCTGACGTAAACCACGTCGTGCCCCATACTGTTGAAGAAGACAGGACAAGCAGCGTCCCTGTGGTTGAGAGCGATAACAACCTCACAGTAACCGACCATGACAAAAGGCCAGCTGAAACGAAAGTAGAGCAGGCAGTTTGGGATGAGCGCCACAACGGGCGAGATGTCAACATGCAGGAAGATGGTGgacactttaataaaaacaaagacaatctgCCGAGCTTCAGTGCATCGGAAGAGATGCAGAGAGTCCCTCAAGACACCCTGGAAAATCCCCTAGACATGGGCCTTGGTGTAGAGGTTGAACACTCATCCTCTGGTTCCTCAG GATCTTTGGACTCCATGGACCCAGTTTCTGATACTGATGAAGAAGTGGGATTATTCTCAACTGGAATGGTTTACATGGGCTTCATCCTTTCATTGATGAAGACCAAAATGACAGAGTGGACTTCAGTG ATGATTTCACTACTACCAGAAGAGTGGAAGCCAGGCGACACTTTGTATGGCTGTCCTTGGCAAGCTGTTGTCATCACTGCATTGATTGGAGTCGTGACCTTCACCCTCTTCTTCTGGAGGACTGTGTTGGCA GTGAAGAAGAGACAATACCTTG TGGATGAAAAGAAGCTATCAGAGCAAATGCATGCACTCAGAAAAGAGCGGGAAGATGCCCTCGCAAAGATGTCTGAGCTCCAGAAGCAG ACGGAACagcttaaagaaaaagaaaaacagtccaAGGAAGCAGTTAGTTGTACAGTGAAAAGAATGCAAGACCTGGAG AGTAAGGCTATGGAGGCCGAAACAAGAAATAGAAAAATAGCAGAGGAAAAGAATAAATACACCAAACTCCTCCAAGACGAGAGGGCAAAATCTCTGCAGAATGAAACAAGG ATTGAAAAACTAGAAAAGTCAAACGAGAAGCTGCAGCTCAGCAGGAAAAAGGTTCAGGATGCGCTCTCTAAG ACCACTGTGCTCCTGGACGAGGCCAAGATCCGCGAAGATGCCCGAAGCGTTCATCAAAAATGTCTGGAGAAAGATTTTGCAGcactaaaagaagaaaataaaacg CTCAAGGCGAACATTAAGGTCTGGGAGGAAAAACACAAGGAGCTGAATGAGAAAATTAAAGTCTACCAAAAGTCccagaaagagctggaggacTCTGTGGTGCTGAAAGATCACAACGTTGAG GTGCTGTCTGATCTTCTGGCAGACCTGGAGGCTTGTGATTCACAAAAAGGTGACACCAAAGCTTTAGCCAATGGAGAAGTTGCACCTG ACAAGCAGACAGCCATAAAGAACAGGATCAAACAGATGATGGACGTTTCTCGG GTCCAGACCACCCTCTCTGTAGTTGAAGAAGAGCGTGATCGCTTCATGAACAAACTACTCAATGAAGAAAAGAGTAGAAAGTCAATGGAAG AACAACACCAGGAGCTGGAGCACGCAATTGCATCCCTAAAAAGTGAGAAGAGCCATGTGGAAAACCAGTTCAAGATCCTGCAGCAGAAAAATGAAATCATGGTGGAAATGTATCAGCAGAAGGAAAACGCTTTGCAGCA GAGATTGACGAAGGAGGAGCTGGAGCGACGCAGCAAAGAGAGCATGCTGTCCGAGGTGGGAGGAAAAGCCGTGGAGGCTGAAGAGCAGGTTAAAGTCTTACGGCAGCGCATTAATGAGATGGAGGAGCAGATGAAGAAGACGGAGGAAGTTTATAAAGATCAG aTTAAagaacaggaaaacaaaactcattCCAACTGG GTAAATGCTCGTAACGCAGAGCGAGCTCTGAATCAAGAGAAGCTTGAAACTTCAAAGCTCCGGGAAAA ACTTGCTGTCTTGACCTCGCAGCTGAATGAGCGCCGTGCTCCTCTCTTCAGACCAAACTCTGGACAGCCTGCAGGCCCTCGCCAAG GTGATTCATATGGCCCCTCTCCTGTGAGTGGGGGTGCACCGTCCCCTCCGATAATGATAGAGGGCCCCAGGCGCCCTCCCTCAGCCCCAGTGGGGCGAAGGATTGACCCGTATG GTCCACGACCTCCATCAGACCCACACGGTCGCTACGCTGAAAACAGACACATCTCTGGGATGG ACATGATGGGCCCCCGAAGCTCCTCGCCTGCCAACATGGACGGATCT GGCCCTGGATCCTTCTTAGCATCTCCGATCAGGGACTCGCCAGGCCCAATGGGTCAGGGACCTCCTCCTGGCCCTGGACCCCATGACCAGATCCTCCCTCCTGGACCCCATGGGCGACTGCCTCCTCCTGGGGCTTACAGACCTCCAAGATCGGGACCCTACCACCTCCCACCAGGACCTCATGGTCCTCTTCCTCCTAatgcacctcctcctcttcatggaCCTTCACTACCAGCCAATGGGCACCCAGGCATGCCTTTGTCTGGACCAATGGGAGGAGAGTTTGGACCTTGGCCCGCCAATGGACACACATTCCTACCCAGGCCGGGCCCTGGACATGTCATTGATCCTCGGGGTCCACCTCCCCCACACTTCCGTCCCCCACCATCTCATCACTTTGGACCGATGCCTCCTCATG GTATCCGTGGACCCATGGGACCGCGTCTACCCATGCCTCCAGACATGCGCTTCCCAGGCCTGCGTGACCACACCAGCCCACCAATGAACCTCCCTCCAGGTGTCCCTCCCCATCCTGCACATCCTGGTGACGCCTACGGTCAGGCTCCACCCGATGCCCTCCAGAACTCAGCGCTAGCCCACAGTGGCCCCGGACAGGGCCAACATGGGAGGCAGGAGGCCCCTCAGGACTCAGGGAGGCCAGCAATGGTCAAGCCTTAA